Proteins found in one Polymorphobacter fuscus genomic segment:
- a CDS encoding DUF969 domain-containing protein: MWPLLGLGILIIGFALRINPLLVVVAAAFGSGIGAGLTPVAVVAALGKAYNGSRYVTVPWLILPVIGMLERAGLRERARQIVGDMAAATTGRLLLVYMIFRQITSAVGLTAIAGHAQTVRPLLAPMAEAAAERADPAIGRAGRMRVRAMAAATDNIGMFFGEDIFLAVASILLIKGFLESQGIIVTPLQLSVWAIPTAIAALLIHGARLLRMDRRR; encoded by the coding sequence ATGTGGCCACTGCTCGGGCTTGGCATCTTGATCATCGGCTTTGCCTTGCGGATCAATCCGCTGCTGGTGGTCGTCGCTGCGGCGTTCGGCAGTGGCATCGGCGCCGGCCTGACGCCGGTTGCGGTCGTTGCTGCCCTGGGCAAGGCGTATAACGGCAGCCGCTATGTGACGGTGCCCTGGCTGATCCTGCCGGTCATCGGGATGCTGGAACGCGCCGGATTGCGCGAACGGGCGCGGCAGATCGTCGGCGACATGGCAGCGGCGACCACCGGACGCCTGCTGCTGGTCTACATGATTTTCCGCCAGATCACCTCGGCGGTCGGGCTGACCGCGATTGCCGGCCATGCCCAGACGGTGCGCCCGCTGCTGGCACCGATGGCCGAGGCCGCGGCGGAGCGCGCCGATCCCGCCATTGGCCGCGCCGGGCGGATGCGAGTGCGGGCGATGGCTGCCGCGACCGACAATATCGGCATGTTCTTCGGCGAGGATATCTTTCTCGCCGTGGCGTCGATCCTGCTGATCAAGGGCTTTCTTGAAAGCCAGGGGATTATCGTGACGCCGTTGCAGCTCTCCGTCTGGGCGATCCCGACCGCTATTGCGGCCTTGCTGATCCACGGCGCACGGCTGTTGCGCATGGACCGCCGCCGATGA
- a CDS encoding APC family permease, producing the protein MANVPSSAGRDAGLVRRIGPLALVGTFVGTLLGSGIFNVPAPMAAAVGSYAPLAYLGCGLAVGAVMICIAEGASRVPTSGGIAGFVDAAFGPYWGFLAGTFNYVSALLACGAVAAGAADVIGTVVPAMAAGPVRTLAIIAWFALLAAINTAGVGIAARFVTIATGVKLVPLILLIAAGVWFIDPANLSLPMPDGGAQIGRAAILGIFIFTGTEASLAVAGEVRDPARTIPRALVAAMLGYAAICIIVQLVAQGLLGDALAGSKAPLAQAAATVSPWLGALVGAGAAMSMLGYTASDSLFTPRMLFALSREGFLPGAIGRTHPRTHAPWVASITHAAIAASLTISGSFATLAILATLFCVLIYLIGCAAAVKLRAGDVAQAGPPVRIPGLHAIALAGCAAMIWIGFQSTWQEAAGIALFVAAASLLYRLRRTAPQPATAP; encoded by the coding sequence ATGGCAAATGTCCCTTCATCCGCCGGCCGCGACGCCGGGCTGGTGCGCCGGATCGGGCCTTTGGCACTTGTCGGAACCTTCGTCGGCACCCTGCTCGGCAGCGGCATCTTCAACGTCCCCGCACCGATGGCAGCCGCGGTCGGGAGCTATGCGCCGCTGGCCTATCTCGGCTGCGGCCTTGCCGTCGGCGCGGTGATGATCTGCATCGCGGAAGGCGCCAGCCGCGTGCCGACCAGCGGCGGCATTGCCGGCTTCGTCGACGCCGCATTCGGCCCCTATTGGGGTTTTCTCGCCGGCACCTTCAACTATGTCAGCGCCCTGCTGGCGTGCGGCGCCGTGGCGGCGGGGGCGGCGGATGTCATCGGCACCGTCGTACCTGCGATGGCTGCGGGGCCGGTGCGTACCCTTGCCATCATTGCCTGGTTTGCGCTGCTCGCCGCCATCAACACGGCCGGTGTCGGCATCGCGGCGCGGTTCGTCACCATCGCGACCGGCGTGAAACTGGTGCCGCTGATCCTGCTGATCGCCGCCGGCGTCTGGTTCATCGACCCGGCCAACCTGTCGCTGCCGATGCCCGACGGCGGCGCCCAGATCGGCCGCGCCGCCATTCTCGGCATTTTCATCTTCACCGGCACCGAGGCATCGCTGGCCGTCGCCGGCGAAGTTCGCGATCCGGCGCGCACCATTCCACGCGCCCTTGTCGCCGCCATGCTCGGCTATGCCGCGATCTGCATCATCGTCCAGCTGGTGGCGCAGGGCCTGCTCGGCGATGCACTGGCCGGCTCGAAGGCGCCGCTGGCGCAGGCGGCGGCAACGGTTTCGCCGTGGCTCGGTGCCCTGGTCGGTGCCGGCGCTGCCATGTCGATGCTGGGCTACACCGCCAGCGATTCGCTGTTCACGCCGCGCATGCTGTTCGCGCTGTCGCGGGAGGGCTTTTTGCCCGGCGCCATCGGCCGCACCCATCCCCGCACCCATGCGCCCTGGGTGGCGAGCATCACCCATGCCGCCATCGCCGCCAGCCTGACGATTTCCGGCAGCTTTGCGACACTGGCCATATTGGCAACGCTGTTCTGCGTGCTGATCTATCTGATCGGTTGCGCCGCCGCGGTGAAACTGCGCGCCGGTGATGTCGCCCAGGCAGGTCCACCGGTGCGGATCCCCGGCCTCCATGCGATCGCGCTGGCCGGCTGCGCGGCGATGATCTGGATCGGGTTTCAGAGCACCTGGCAGGAAGCGGCCGGCATTGCCCTGTTCGTGGCCGCGGCCAGCCTGCTCTATCGCCTGCGGCGCACGGCGCCTCAGCCCGCCACCGCACCATAG
- a CDS encoding histone deacetylase family protein: MTAPLPLFHHPDYVAALPAGHSFPMSKYALLLDALAEAGQALAIRAAAPMPAAWVEAVHDPAYVAAVLAAAVPPERERRIGFPVTADVARRTLAVAGGTHAAALWALRSGYAANGAGGSHHALPDGGAGYCVTNDLAIAASRLVAEGDATRILIVDLDVHQGDGTAVIFAGRDDVLTFSMHAEKNFPVRKARGFRDVELPDAMGDDAYLALLAAELPPLLALRPDLVLFQAGVDPHAADRLGRLALTDAGLAARDAMVVGACRSRGIPVASTLGGGYDADRMVVARRHAAGLVAQWAAAAPFQT, encoded by the coding sequence ATGACCGCCCCGCTGCCGCTGTTCCATCACCCTGATTACGTCGCGGCACTTCCCGCCGGCCATAGCTTCCCCATGTCGAAATATGCGCTGCTGCTCGATGCCTTGGCGGAGGCCGGGCAGGCGCTGGCGATCAGGGCCGCGGCGCCGATGCCGGCAGCGTGGGTGGAGGCGGTCCACGACCCGGCCTATGTCGCCGCGGTGCTCGCCGCCGCCGTGCCGCCGGAGCGCGAGCGGCGCATCGGCTTTCCGGTCACCGCCGATGTGGCGCGCCGCACGCTGGCGGTGGCGGGCGGGACCCATGCGGCAGCGCTTTGGGCATTGCGCAGCGGCTATGCCGCCAATGGCGCCGGCGGCAGCCACCATGCGCTGCCCGATGGCGGCGCCGGCTATTGCGTCACCAACGACCTCGCCATCGCCGCCAGCCGGCTGGTGGCAGAAGGCGACGCGACGCGCATCCTGATCGTCGACCTTGATGTGCACCAGGGCGATGGTACCGCCGTGATCTTCGCCGGGCGGGACGATGTGCTGACCTTTTCGATGCACGCCGAAAAGAACTTTCCGGTGCGCAAGGCGCGCGGCTTTCGCGATGTCGAACTTCCGGACGCCATGGGTGACGATGCCTATCTGGCGCTGCTTGCCGCCGAACTGCCGCCGTTGCTGGCGCTTCGGCCCGACCTCGTGCTGTTCCAGGCCGGAGTCGATCCGCACGCCGCCGACCGGCTGGGCCGGCTGGCGCTGACCGATGCCGGGCTGGCGGCGCGCGATGCCATGGTCGTCGGCGCCTGCCGGTCGCGCGGCATTCCGGTCGCCTCCACGCTGGGCGGCGGCTATGACGCCGATCGCATGGTGGTGGCGCGCCGCCATGCCGCGGGGCTGGTTGCGCAATGGGCGGCCGCAGCGCCGTTCCAGACGTGA
- a CDS encoding SDR family NAD(P)-dependent oxidoreductase has product MTRLPSFPADLHAVIIGATGGIGAALADHLDSDARVGLVTRLSRHSGFDLTDPPSIAAAAASLVRPPDLVIVATGLLHDQAMAPERDLRALSASAFAHAFAVNATGPALVAQAFLPLLPKGRKTVFAALSARVGSTSDNRLGGWHAYRASKAALNALIRTLAIEQARKNPESIVLALHPGTVDTALSKPFQRNVRTLFTPDVAALHLLAVIDAATPARSGRLIDWQGAEIAP; this is encoded by the coding sequence ATGACCCGCCTCCCCAGTTTCCCAGCCGATCTTCATGCCGTTATCATCGGAGCGACGGGGGGCATCGGGGCGGCGCTGGCCGACCACTTGGACTCCGATGCGCGAGTGGGCCTTGTCACCCGCCTGTCGCGACACTCGGGGTTCGACCTCACCGATCCGCCCAGCATCGCGGCCGCAGCGGCATCGCTCGTCCGCCCGCCCGATCTGGTCATCGTCGCCACTGGGCTTTTGCACGACCAGGCAATGGCGCCCGAACGCGACCTCCGGGCCTTGTCGGCTTCGGCTTTCGCCCATGCCTTTGCCGTCAATGCCACCGGCCCTGCACTCGTCGCCCAGGCGTTCCTGCCGCTGCTGCCCAAGGGCCGCAAGACGGTGTTCGCCGCACTTTCGGCGCGAGTCGGATCGACGAGCGATAACAGGCTCGGCGGCTGGCACGCCTATCGCGCGTCGAAGGCGGCGCTCAACGCGCTCATCCGCACGCTCGCGATCGAGCAGGCGCGCAAAAATCCCGAATCGATCGTCCTGGCGCTCCATCCGGGAACCGTCGACACCGCTTTGTCGAAGCCTTTCCAGCGCAACGTCCGAACCTTGTTCACACCCGACGTCGCCGCCCTGCACTTGCTGGCGGTAATCGATGCCGCAACACCGGCCCGGTCGGGCCGGCTGATCGACTGGCAAGGCGCCGAGATCGCGCCCTAG
- a CDS encoding periplasmic heavy metal sensor yields the protein MTMPQLRGLPRLALIGVMLAGTAPLVAQTTPAAPSAATSATPDRAAGKPGWHKGKRGDRRPGGMFAGLSEAGRATMRDAMKAGGDPRSDRDAVKAARDRMLTVLDADRLDAGALKRAMDDERQAAQVGHDKRQAAMLAGFTKLSTADRKAFVANARAMKDRMEARIGKMRGGRGPGDMPPPPM from the coding sequence ATGACGATGCCCCAACTTCGCGGCTTGCCGCGCCTGGCCCTGATCGGCGTGATGCTTGCCGGCACCGCCCCACTGGTCGCGCAGACGACGCCCGCGGCGCCGTCGGCCGCGACATCGGCCACACCCGACCGCGCCGCCGGCAAGCCCGGCTGGCACAAGGGCAAGCGCGGTGATCGCCGTCCCGGCGGCATGTTCGCAGGGCTCAGCGAGGCCGGTCGGGCGACGATGCGCGACGCGATGAAGGCCGGCGGCGACCCGCGCAGCGACCGCGACGCCGTCAAGGCGGCCCGTGACCGGATGCTGACGGTTCTCGATGCCGACCGGCTCGATGCCGGCGCGCTGAAGCGGGCGATGGACGATGAACGCCAGGCGGCCCAGGTCGGTCATGACAAGCGCCAGGCCGCGATGCTCGCCGGCTTCACCAAGCTGTCGACCGCGGACCGCAAGGCCTTTGTCGCCAACGCCCGTGCCATGAAGGACCGGATGGAAGCCCGCATCGGCAAGATGCGTGGCGGGCGCGGCCCCGGCGACATGCCGCCGCCGCCGATGTGA
- a CDS encoding sigma-70 family RNA polymerase sigma factor: MMPPAGPPPPSATSLLMARLVAGDARAFDALVRVLQGPALRLADRTLNDRAGAEDVVQQALTRLWSLADRFDPARGSVEGWFRRIVVNLCLDRRRAMRPVVPIDMIGEMPSDAPDPLANAIAADQNARLASAMAQLLPRQRVALALFHGDGLSMAEIADVLETTPKAVEGLLGRARMELKKLMGQTAP, from the coding sequence ATGATGCCGCCCGCCGGGCCACCGCCGCCATCGGCGACCTCGTTGCTGATGGCGCGACTGGTGGCAGGCGATGCGCGCGCCTTCGATGCGCTGGTCCGCGTCTTGCAGGGGCCGGCGCTGCGCCTGGCGGATCGCACGCTCAACGACCGTGCCGGTGCCGAGGACGTGGTGCAGCAGGCATTGACCCGGCTCTGGAGCCTTGCCGACCGGTTCGACCCGGCGCGCGGATCGGTGGAAGGCTGGTTTCGCCGCATCGTCGTCAATCTTTGTCTCGACCGTCGCCGCGCCATGCGCCCGGTGGTGCCCATCGACATGATCGGCGAAATGCCGAGCGACGCGCCCGATCCGCTCGCCAACGCCATCGCTGCCGACCAGAATGCCCGGCTAGCGTCGGCGATGGCACAGTTGCTGCCGCGCCAGCGCGTGGCGCTGGCGTTGTTCCATGGCGACGGCCTGTCGATGGCCGAAATCGCCGATGTCCTCGAAACAACGCCCAAGGCGGTCGAGGGATTGCTCGGCCGCGCCCGTATGGAATTAAAGAAGCTGATGGGACAGACTGCACCGTGA
- the phaP gene encoding phasin family protein (Members of this family are phasins (small proteins associated with inclusions such as PHA granules). Note that several different families of phasins have been named PhaP despite very little sequence similarity to each other.), with protein MTGSKNVTIKRPRPGRAAKTVASEGAASVAERATAVADTAVTVDAAAPAEDQAVPAAPRPLPVLKSVPISPLPNPSYEEPVMATAFENTSETVKSTVNQFNESAESAMSNGKAAMEQVAAQAKDAAEASMKSIEEMTDVARGNVEALLASARAAAAGFETLAQHISEVSRKSFESTTTAARAMTSAKTPNELFQLQSDFAKTQFDVAVSEFSKMTEMMVKLSGEVMEPVQNRVAITTDKMKTAFTK; from the coding sequence ATGACCGGCAGCAAGAACGTCACCATCAAGCGTCCGCGCCCCGGCCGCGCCGCCAAGACGGTTGCGTCCGAAGGTGCAGCGAGCGTTGCCGAGCGTGCGACAGCCGTTGCAGACACGGCTGTCACCGTGGACGCAGCTGCTCCCGCCGAAGACCAGGCGGTCCCGGCCGCCCCGCGCCCACTGCCTGTTTTGAAATCTGTCCCGATCAGCCCGCTTCCCAACCCCAGTTACGAGGAACCTGTCATGGCCACTGCCTTTGAAAACACCAGCGAGACCGTCAAATCCACGGTTAACCAGTTCAACGAAAGCGCCGAATCGGCAATGTCGAACGGCAAGGCCGCCATGGAGCAGGTCGCTGCCCAGGCCAAGGATGCCGCCGAAGCCAGCATGAAGTCGATCGAGGAAATGACCGACGTCGCGCGCGGCAATGTCGAAGCGCTGCTCGCTTCGGCACGCGCTGCAGCGGCCGGTTTCGAAACCCTGGCGCAGCATATCAGCGAAGTGTCGCGCAAGAGCTTCGAAAGCACGACGACGGCCGCGCGCGCCATGACCAGCGCCAAGACCCCGAACGAGCTGTTCCAGCTCCAGAGCGATTTCGCCAAGACGCAGTTCGACGTCGCTGTTTCGGAATTTTCCAAGATGACCGAAATGATGGTCAAGCTTTCGGGCGAAGTGATGGAGCCGGTCCAGAACCGCGTCGCCATCACCACCGACAAGATGAAGACCGCCTTCACCAAGTAA
- a CDS encoding D-amino-acid transaminase, producing the protein MPQLAYVAGRLVPLRDAHVHVEDRGLQFADALYEVAAVMNGRMLDWDGHLTRLRRGCAALFIEFSMSDAALLAQAQRLVAVNGHRDALLYMQLSRGTARRDHGFPLHARPTLVMTVRRFDFAQRIGQQARGVGVITVNDMRWQRVDLKTTGLLANVLAKQDARAAGAFEGWLVSADGDVREGGSTNAYIVRDGTIITHPLSAHILPGIARATLLRLARDAQITVVERPFTLDEALAADEALLTSTTAPLLPVVTIDGRPVGDGAPGPVAARLAALVWDEIARQTGWKAPR; encoded by the coding sequence ATGCCGCAACTTGCCTATGTCGCCGGCCGCCTGGTGCCGCTGCGCGACGCCCATGTCCATGTCGAGGACCGCGGGCTGCAATTTGCCGATGCGCTGTACGAGGTGGCGGCGGTGATGAACGGCCGGATGCTCGATTGGGACGGGCATCTGACACGGCTGCGCCGGGGCTGCGCGGCGCTGTTCATCGAGTTTTCGATGTCGGATGCGGCACTGCTGGCCCAGGCGCAGCGGCTGGTTGCCGTCAACGGGCACCGCGACGCGCTGCTCTACATGCAGCTGAGCCGCGGCACCGCGCGCCGCGACCACGGGTTCCCGCTCCACGCCCGGCCGACGCTGGTGATGACGGTGCGGCGCTTCGACTTTGCCCAGCGCATCGGCCAGCAGGCCCGGGGGGTCGGCGTCATCACCGTCAACGACATGCGCTGGCAGCGCGTCGACCTGAAGACCACCGGCCTGCTCGCCAATGTCCTCGCCAAGCAGGACGCGCGCGCCGCCGGTGCCTTCGAAGGCTGGCTGGTCAGCGCGGATGGCGACGTGCGCGAGGGCGGGTCGACGAATGCCTATATCGTCCGCGACGGCACCATCATCACCCACCCGCTGTCGGCGCATATCCTGCCCGGCATCGCCCGCGCCACCCTGCTGCGGCTGGCGCGCGACGCGCAGATCACCGTCGTCGAGCGCCCCTTCACGCTCGACGAAGCGTTGGCCGCCGATGAAGCCTTGCTGACGTCCACCACCGCGCCGCTGCTGCCGGTCGTCACCATCGATGGCCGACCCGTCGGCGACGGCGCTCCGGGGCCGGTCGCAGCACGGCTGGCGGCGCTGGTGTGGGACGAGATCGCGCGGCAGACCGGTTGGAAAGCGCCGCGCTGA
- a CDS encoding pirin family protein, translated as MKMLHRPSDARGKFDFGWLDTAHSFSFGDYRDPRYMGFRSLRVINEDRLAAGGGFPTHGHSDMEIVTYILDGALAHKDSLGTGAVIRPGDAQRMSAGSGIEHSEFNASRTDPVHLLQIWLLPNQRGIAPGYEQKTLPIAAPGDTRLDRIASPDGGAAEVTIHSDATISRALLASGGSLAVPIARGNAWLQVARGGLSVAGQQLAQGDGLAVAEVDSLTLESDEGAEVLVFDLG; from the coding sequence ATGAAAATGCTTCATCGCCCCTCCGACGCGCGCGGCAAGTTCGATTTCGGCTGGCTCGACACCGCGCACAGTTTTTCGTTCGGCGACTATCGTGACCCGCGATACATGGGATTTCGCAGCCTGCGCGTCATCAACGAGGACCGGCTGGCCGCCGGCGGCGGCTTTCCCACGCACGGCCACAGCGACATGGAGATCGTCACCTATATTCTCGATGGCGCGCTGGCGCACAAGGACAGCCTCGGCACCGGCGCGGTCATCCGGCCGGGCGACGCCCAGCGGATGAGCGCGGGCAGCGGCATCGAACATTCCGAATTCAACGCCTCCCGGACCGACCCGGTGCATCTGCTGCAGATCTGGCTGTTGCCGAACCAGCGCGGGATCGCACCGGGGTATGAGCAGAAGACGCTTCCGATTGCAGCGCCTGGTGACACCCGGCTCGACCGGATCGCCAGCCCCGACGGCGGCGCCGCCGAAGTGACCATTCACAGCGATGCGACGATTTCACGGGCGCTGCTGGCGTCGGGGGGCAGCCTTGCGGTGCCGATCGCGCGGGGCAACGCCTGGTTGCAGGTGGCGCGCGGCGGCCTGTCGGTCGCGGGGCAGCAACTGGCGCAGGGCGACGGGCTTGCGGTCGCGGAGGTCGACAGCCTCACACTGGAGTCGGACGAGGGTGCGGAAGTGCTGGTCTTCGACCTCGGCTGA
- a CDS encoding cryptochrome/photolyase family protein: protein MSAPHLIWFRNDLRLGDHAAVAGAARAGPVVALYVLDDEAPGDWRMGAAQRWWLHYSLAALARDLEARGGALLLRRGAAATVVPAVAAEIGAAAVHTLTHYEAWAKVQDAAIAKAVTLKRYHGALLAPPASVLAGSGGRYRIFTPWWRKLQEQMPPARPQPAPEMTFAKAPAGDTIQDWRLLPAKPDWATGFDVWTPGEAGAAARLADFLEVASDYDKGRNLPSQDGSSRLSPHLALGEISIRQVWHAVADAVPAAQAEPYLRELGWRDFASNILDQFPDHGDVPGRAVFDAIAFRDAPADLAAWQRGRTGYPIVDAGMRQLWTIGWMHNRVRMIAASFLVKHLLIDWRVGERWFWDCLVDADMGNNSLGWQWVMGSGVDSSPFNRVFAPVTQSAKFDAAAYIREWVPELANLRDADIHAPWEAEPMMLRAAGVTLGRTYPYPIVGHAEGRARALAAYGAVAG from the coding sequence ATGTCAGCACCGCATCTCATCTGGTTTCGCAACGATCTGCGGCTTGGCGATCACGCTGCCGTGGCAGGGGCGGCGCGGGCCGGGCCGGTGGTGGCGCTGTACGTCCTCGACGACGAGGCGCCGGGCGACTGGCGGATGGGCGCGGCGCAGCGCTGGTGGCTGCACTACAGCCTGGCGGCACTGGCGCGGGATCTCGAAGCGCGCGGCGGCGCCTTGCTGCTGCGGCGCGGGGCTGCCGCCACGGTAGTGCCGGCGGTTGCCGCCGAAATCGGTGCCGCGGCCGTGCACACGCTGACCCATTACGAAGCCTGGGCCAAGGTGCAGGACGCCGCCATCGCCAAGGCGGTCACGCTGAAACGCTACCACGGCGCCCTGCTGGCGCCACCGGCGAGCGTGCTGGCGGGCAGCGGCGGCCGCTATCGCATTTTCACGCCCTGGTGGCGCAAGTTGCAGGAGCAGATGCCCCCGGCACGGCCGCAGCCGGCCCCCGAGATGACCTTTGCCAAGGCACCGGCGGGCGACACCATCCAGGATTGGCGCCTGTTGCCGGCCAAGCCCGACTGGGCCACCGGGTTCGACGTCTGGACACCGGGTGAAGCCGGCGCGGCGGCGCGGCTGGCGGACTTCCTCGAAGTCGCGTCCGATTATGACAAAGGCCGCAATCTGCCGTCGCAGGACGGGTCGTCGCGGCTGTCACCGCACCTGGCGCTGGGCGAGATCTCCATCCGCCAGGTCTGGCACGCGGTCGCCGATGCGGTGCCCGCGGCCCAGGCCGAGCCCTATCTGCGCGAGCTGGGTTGGCGCGACTTCGCCAGCAACATCCTCGACCAGTTTCCCGACCATGGCGATGTCCCGGGCCGCGCGGTGTTCGACGCGATCGCCTTTCGCGATGCGCCCGCGGATCTGGCGGCGTGGCAGCGGGGACGGACCGGCTATCCGATCGTCGACGCCGGAATGCGGCAGCTGTGGACCATCGGCTGGATGCACAACCGTGTCCGGATGATCGCGGCGTCGTTCCTGGTCAAGCATCTGCTGATCGACTGGCGCGTCGGCGAGCGGTGGTTCTGGGATTGTCTTGTCGATGCCGACATGGGCAATAATTCGCTCGGCTGGCAGTGGGTGATGGGATCGGGAGTCGATTCGTCCCCCTTCAACCGCGTGTTCGCACCGGTCACGCAAAGCGCCAAGTTCGACGCTGCCGCCTATATCCGCGAATGGGTGCCCGAGCTGGCCAATTTGCGCGACGCCGACATCCACGCGCCGTGGGAGGCAGAGCCGATGATGCTGCGCGCTGCCGGTGTCACGCTTGGCCGCACCTACCCGTACCCGATCGTGGGCCATGCCGAGGGCCGGGCGCGGGCGCTGGCGGCCTATGGTGCGGTGGCGGGCTGA
- the clpS gene encoding ATP-dependent Clp protease adapter ClpS has product MIPIASSEDDTGGAGGTTGVGVATKTRTRTAKPALYKVLMLNDDYTPMEFVVLTLQRFFKMTIEDATRVMLHVHQRGVGICGVFTYEVAETKVNQVIDFAREHQHPLQCTMEKD; this is encoded by the coding sequence ATGATCCCCATTGCGAGCAGCGAGGACGACACCGGCGGCGCCGGTGGCACCACCGGAGTCGGCGTCGCCACCAAGACCCGGACGCGCACGGCCAAGCCGGCGCTGTACAAGGTGCTGATGCTCAACGACGACTATACGCCGATGGAATTCGTCGTCCTGACCCTTCAGCGCTTTTTCAAGATGACCATCGAGGATGCAACGCGGGTGATGCTGCACGTGCACCAGCGCGGGGTCGGCATCTGCGGCGTGTTCACCTATGAAGTGGCGGAGACCAAGGTCAACCAGGTCATCGATTTTGCCCGGGAGCATCAGCACCCGCTGCAGTGCACGATGGAAAAGGACTGA
- a CDS encoding DUF979 domain-containing protein, with translation MIGLPFVYAVAGSVFGAWAVLTLADRRQPRRWTSAAFWGLISLSFLAGDRIGDLGNGVLVLALVAIGGSGWLARAEPPTTSDADRAASAAVRGNRLLLPALIVPTVALAGTLAAPVLGFVDPKQVTLVCLAAGAIIAVGVTMWWLRPPPLAPLQEGRRLVSQIGWAILLPQLLASLGAVFALSGVGTIIGGSVGTLIPDGARFIAVAVFTLGMAGFTMVMGNAFAAFPVMMAAVGLPVLVQALGGNPAIVAAIGMLAGFCGTLLTPMAANFNIVPAALLELDDRSGVIKAQVATALPLLAINTLLIWGLAFR, from the coding sequence ATGATCGGCTTGCCCTTCGTCTATGCCGTCGCCGGGTCGGTCTTCGGGGCCTGGGCGGTGCTGACCTTGGCCGATCGTCGGCAGCCGCGGCGCTGGACCAGCGCCGCCTTCTGGGGATTGATCAGCCTCAGCTTCCTCGCCGGTGACCGGATCGGCGACCTTGGCAACGGTGTGCTGGTGCTGGCGCTGGTTGCCATCGGCGGCAGCGGATGGCTGGCGCGCGCCGAGCCGCCGACCACGAGCGATGCCGACCGCGCGGCAAGCGCCGCGGTGCGAGGCAACCGGCTGCTGCTGCCGGCGCTGATCGTGCCGACGGTGGCGCTGGCCGGGACGCTGGCGGCGCCCGTCCTGGGCTTTGTCGATCCCAAGCAGGTGACGCTGGTCTGCCTGGCCGCCGGCGCCATCATTGCCGTGGGGGTGACGATGTGGTGGCTGCGGCCGCCGCCGCTGGCGCCGCTGCAGGAGGGGCGGCGGCTGGTCTCGCAGATCGGCTGGGCGATCCTCCTGCCGCAGCTGCTTGCCAGCCTGGGCGCGGTGTTCGCGCTGTCGGGGGTCGGCACGATCATCGGCGGCAGCGTCGGCACGCTGATCCCCGATGGCGCGCGGTTCATTGCCGTGGCGGTGTTCACGCTCGGCATGGCGGGTTTCACCATGGTGATGGGCAATGCCTTTGCGGCGTTTCCGGTGATGATGGCGGCCGTCGGCCTGCCGGTGCTGGTGCAGGCACTCGGCGGCAACCCGGCGATCGTTGCTGCCATCGGCATGCTGGCGGGGTTCTGCGGGACGTTGCTGACGCCGATGGCGGCGAATTTCAACATCGTGCCGGCGGCGCTGCTGGAACTCGATGATCGCAGCGGTGTCATCAAGGCGCAGGTGGCAACGGCGCTGCCGCTGCTGGCGATCAACACCCTGCTGATATGGGGACTGGCATTTCGATGA